A single Dreissena polymorpha isolate Duluth1 chromosome 14, UMN_Dpol_1.0, whole genome shotgun sequence DNA region contains:
- the LOC127858456 gene encoding uncharacterized protein LOC127858456 isoform X2 encodes MSEALDDSGAGKHTIMERRRTFMWRESMEMILYQANGINNECFHFGSQSEGTTTPGLNSDIDFLISCNKVNTMAVWGDWEAGMWNLLMLQEEDINPPQQYLLQYFRKYTPEPETLLLHDQYVMKDTVQVLLSSERWKQDIEFHHKDHGEVHVTKCGPSVSCIPNWDVVFAIPVCKPLPEIQHWIDRCRGRHWPPVQLLEAAQVAPCFLVPAGHPDSDYKREEWRVSPNLIERMLMFSFNMTQIRCYIVLKLIKKSLFAKIVGDSLTSFHCKTIMFYCIERTQPSLWFEHNLMFLLRFCLHVLKKCLQMGRLPHYIIEGVNLFDGKLSKVKQRRLLVYIDSMIRSNLQDVFYIGIDTLGCRLQACGILRIGQDVELGRACLRNSISLLLKFECLNSFLGVITDQMKRFNTNFDKTIQNKLRNVFEYSTNVRLKSVVLEFVKNLFSLQNSMQSSYILRLRNSVYNELIRRFQYSLQTDVASKRLKLASLLYASGHLHSAVRVLEDVEKRYHRKVKSVCSCRHIKGDCDLQVFASMKLEKCDNVFNEPPFAFCVMFVRQEMYCAPYILWFEMNRNIAEEEVAQRNPLEKQWMDRAEVDARPFLYYLQYLTYGGLGERYKQLHAMEELDSYTCIGDEMRMINLYHPETSLNLLGHCYEMEGNFQGALHYYEESLSWAGTNNAANWHVQRVQRLISI; translated from the coding sequence ATGTCGGAAGCACTTGATGACAGTGGAGCCGGAAAGCATACCATTATGGAGCGGAGACGTACTTTTATGTGGAGGGAAAGCATGGAGATGATACTATACCAAGCAAATGGAATAAACAATGAGTGTTTTCATTTCGGGAGCCAGTCCGAAGGGACCACCACGCCCGGTCTCAATTCTGATATTGATTTCCTTATCAGTTGCAACAAAGTGAATACCATGGCAGTCTGGGGAGACTGGGAGGCTGGGATGTGGAACCTTCTGATGCTTCAGGAGGAGGACATCAATCCACCTCAACAGTATTTGCTACAATATTTTAGAAAATACACACCGGAACCGGAGACTCTCTTGTTGCACGACCAGTATGTAATGAAAGATACTGTGCAAGTTCTGTTGAGCTCTGAACGATGGAAACAGGACATCGAGTTTCATCATAAAGATCATGGAGAGGTACATGTAACCAAGTGTGGCCCTTCTGTGAGCTGTATACCTAACTGGGATGTGGTATTCGCAATTCCTGTATGCAAACctcttcctgaaatacaacaCTGGATAGACAGATGTAGAGGTAGACACTGGCCGCCTGTCCAGCTACTGGAGGCTGCACAGGTAGCTCCTTGTTTCCTGGTacctgccggtcatccggacagtgATTACAAGCGCGAAGAATGGCGAGTGTCTCCAAACCTTATAGAACGAATGTTGATGTTTAGCTTTAATATGACACAAATAAgatgttatattgttttaaaattaattaaaaaatcgtTATTTGCTAAAATTGTGGGAGATTCTCTAACAAGCtttcattgtaaaactataatgtttTACTGCATAGAACGGACACAACCGTCTCTGTGGTTCGAACATAATCTTATGTTTCTACTTCGCTTTTGTTTACACGTATTAAAAAAATGCCTGCAAATGGGAAGGCTCCCTCATTATATCATAGAAGGGGTGAACTTGTTCGATGGTAAGCTCTCTAAGGTGAAGCAGAGACGCCTTTTAGTGTATATAGACTCCATGATTAGAAGCAACTTAcaagatgtattttatatagGTATAGATACTTTAGGGTGTCGGTTGCAAGCGTGTGGTATATTGCGGATTGGACAAGATGTAGAACTTGGACGTGCATGCTTACGAAACAGTATCAGCTTATTGTTGAAATTCGAGTGCTTGAATTCGTTTCTCGGAGTTATAACAGATCAAATGAAAAGGTTTAATacaaactttgacaaaactatACAAAACAAATTACGCAATGTTTTTGAATACTCTACGAATGTCAGATTGAAATccgttgttttagaatttgttaAAAACCTTTTCTCATTACAAAATTCTATGCAATCATCCTACATTTTGCGACTTAGAAACTCTGTTTACAACGAACTTATAAGACGTTTCCAATATTCCTTACAAACTGATGTGGCTTCTAAGCGCTTAAAGTTGGCGTCTCTATTGTACGCAAGTGGGCACCTTCACTCGGCAGTAAGAGTGTTGGAGGACGTGGAGAAGAGGTATCACAGGAAGGTGAAGTCTGTATGTTCCTGTAGACATATTAAAGGAGATTGTGATCTCCAAGTTTTTGCTAGCATGAAATTAGAAAAGTGTGACAACGTATTTAATGAACCGCCGTTCGCGTTCTGTGTCATGTTTGTAAGACAAGAAATGTACTGCGCTCCATACATATTGTGGTTTGAAATGAATCGCAACATAGCAGAAGAGGAAGTTGCACAGAGAAATCCTTTAGAGAAACAATGGATGGACAGGGCTGAGGTTGATGCGCGTCCGTTCTTATACTATCTACAGTACCTCACGTATGGAGGACTTGGTGAACGTTACAAACAACTACACGCGATGGAAGAACTCGATTCTTATACTTGTATTGGTGATGAAATGAGAATGATAAATCTGTATCACCCTGAGACGTCACTGAACTTGCTAGGTCACTGCTATGAAATGGAAGGAAACTTTCAAGGGGCATTACATTACTACGAAGAGTCATTGAGCTGGGCCGGTACGAACAATGCTGCTAACTGGCATGTGCAGCGTGTGCAGCGTCTtataagtatttaa
- the LOC127858456 gene encoding uncharacterized protein LOC127858456 isoform X1 produces MEIPEHFTALSIRMSEALDDSGAGKHTIMERRRTFMWRESMEMILYQANGINNECFHFGSQSEGTTTPGLNSDIDFLISCNKVNTMAVWGDWEAGMWNLLMLQEEDINPPQQYLLQYFRKYTPEPETLLLHDQYVMKDTVQVLLSSERWKQDIEFHHKDHGEVHVTKCGPSVSCIPNWDVVFAIPVCKPLPEIQHWIDRCRGRHWPPVQLLEAAQVAPCFLVPAGHPDSDYKREEWRVSPNLIERMLMFSFNMTQIRCYIVLKLIKKSLFAKIVGDSLTSFHCKTIMFYCIERTQPSLWFEHNLMFLLRFCLHVLKKCLQMGRLPHYIIEGVNLFDGKLSKVKQRRLLVYIDSMIRSNLQDVFYIGIDTLGCRLQACGILRIGQDVELGRACLRNSISLLLKFECLNSFLGVITDQMKRFNTNFDKTIQNKLRNVFEYSTNVRLKSVVLEFVKNLFSLQNSMQSSYILRLRNSVYNELIRRFQYSLQTDVASKRLKLASLLYASGHLHSAVRVLEDVEKRYHRKVKSVCSCRHIKGDCDLQVFASMKLEKCDNVFNEPPFAFCVMFVRQEMYCAPYILWFEMNRNIAEEEVAQRNPLEKQWMDRAEVDARPFLYYLQYLTYGGLGERYKQLHAMEELDSYTCIGDEMRMINLYHPETSLNLLGHCYEMEGNFQGALHYYEESLSWAGTNNAANWHVQRVQRLISI; encoded by the exons ATGGAG ATTCCAGAGCACTTCACAGCATTGTCTATCCGGATGTCGGAAGCACTTGATGACAGTGGAGCCGGAAAGCATACCATTATGGAGCGGAGACGTACTTTTATGTGGAGGGAAAGCATGGAGATGATACTATACCAAGCAAATGGAATAAACAATGAGTGTTTTCATTTCGGGAGCCAGTCCGAAGGGACCACCACGCCCGGTCTCAATTCTGATATTGATTTCCTTATCAGTTGCAACAAAGTGAATACCATGGCAGTCTGGGGAGACTGGGAGGCTGGGATGTGGAACCTTCTGATGCTTCAGGAGGAGGACATCAATCCACCTCAACAGTATTTGCTACAATATTTTAGAAAATACACACCGGAACCGGAGACTCTCTTGTTGCACGACCAGTATGTAATGAAAGATACTGTGCAAGTTCTGTTGAGCTCTGAACGATGGAAACAGGACATCGAGTTTCATCATAAAGATCATGGAGAGGTACATGTAACCAAGTGTGGCCCTTCTGTGAGCTGTATACCTAACTGGGATGTGGTATTCGCAATTCCTGTATGCAAACctcttcctgaaatacaacaCTGGATAGACAGATGTAGAGGTAGACACTGGCCGCCTGTCCAGCTACTGGAGGCTGCACAGGTAGCTCCTTGTTTCCTGGTacctgccggtcatccggacagtgATTACAAGCGCGAAGAATGGCGAGTGTCTCCAAACCTTATAGAACGAATGTTGATGTTTAGCTTTAATATGACACAAATAAgatgttatattgttttaaaattaattaaaaaatcgtTATTTGCTAAAATTGTGGGAGATTCTCTAACAAGCtttcattgtaaaactataatgtttTACTGCATAGAACGGACACAACCGTCTCTGTGGTTCGAACATAATCTTATGTTTCTACTTCGCTTTTGTTTACACGTATTAAAAAAATGCCTGCAAATGGGAAGGCTCCCTCATTATATCATAGAAGGGGTGAACTTGTTCGATGGTAAGCTCTCTAAGGTGAAGCAGAGACGCCTTTTAGTGTATATAGACTCCATGATTAGAAGCAACTTAcaagatgtattttatatagGTATAGATACTTTAGGGTGTCGGTTGCAAGCGTGTGGTATATTGCGGATTGGACAAGATGTAGAACTTGGACGTGCATGCTTACGAAACAGTATCAGCTTATTGTTGAAATTCGAGTGCTTGAATTCGTTTCTCGGAGTTATAACAGATCAAATGAAAAGGTTTAATacaaactttgacaaaactatACAAAACAAATTACGCAATGTTTTTGAATACTCTACGAATGTCAGATTGAAATccgttgttttagaatttgttaAAAACCTTTTCTCATTACAAAATTCTATGCAATCATCCTACATTTTGCGACTTAGAAACTCTGTTTACAACGAACTTATAAGACGTTTCCAATATTCCTTACAAACTGATGTGGCTTCTAAGCGCTTAAAGTTGGCGTCTCTATTGTACGCAAGTGGGCACCTTCACTCGGCAGTAAGAGTGTTGGAGGACGTGGAGAAGAGGTATCACAGGAAGGTGAAGTCTGTATGTTCCTGTAGACATATTAAAGGAGATTGTGATCTCCAAGTTTTTGCTAGCATGAAATTAGAAAAGTGTGACAACGTATTTAATGAACCGCCGTTCGCGTTCTGTGTCATGTTTGTAAGACAAGAAATGTACTGCGCTCCATACATATTGTGGTTTGAAATGAATCGCAACATAGCAGAAGAGGAAGTTGCACAGAGAAATCCTTTAGAGAAACAATGGATGGACAGGGCTGAGGTTGATGCGCGTCCGTTCTTATACTATCTACAGTACCTCACGTATGGAGGACTTGGTGAACGTTACAAACAACTACACGCGATGGAAGAACTCGATTCTTATACTTGTATTGGTGATGAAATGAGAATGATAAATCTGTATCACCCTGAGACGTCACTGAACTTGCTAGGTCACTGCTATGAAATGGAAGGAAACTTTCAAGGGGCATTACATTACTACGAAGAGTCATTGAGCTGGGCCGGTACGAACAATGCTGCTAACTGGCATGTGCAGCGTGTGCAGCGTCTtataagtatttaa